In Lonchura striata isolate bLonStr1 chromosome 30, bLonStr1.mat, whole genome shotgun sequence, a single genomic region encodes these proteins:
- the LOC144247672 gene encoding omega-hydroxyceramide transacylase-like has product MGQNVIGGLEHLPYGDRLSELGLFSQEKRRIYGASSGSVVATAGLCGCDVDEVKDYVVNRLKIILWGLPPGVEVLRLLREALEKFLPPNAHELVSGKLHIILTRLHDWRCVTVSEFASKEELIQRYVDGELAMWRADFVSRTTITISAFAGEYDICPRDGPAAFLTFQLSDCILQISKMNICRLQHIFQVPTHQVMDRFFIQGYQDTVSFLKRLRDFQVNYFEGFTLSLANESNQKGDETLHLKPRLRLFHSRATDHEDDNKENPGIVQAADKEE; this is encoded by the exons ATGGGCCAGAACGTTATAGGGGGACTGGAGCACCTCCCCTATGGAGACAGGCTGAGcgagttggggctgttcagccaggagaagagaag GATCTATGGAGCATCTTCAGGATCTGTTGTAGCTACAGCTGGATTGTGTGGATGTGATGTGG ATGAGGTGAAGGATTATGTCGTAAATCGCTTGAAAATCATTCTCTGGGGCCTGCCCCCTGGCGTAGAGGTACTTAGACTCTTAAGGGAGGCCCTAGAGAAATTCCTGCCTCCAAATGCCCACGAGCTGGTGTCTGGAAAGCTGCACATTATCCTCACCCGCCTGCACGACTGGAGATGTGTGACAGTGTCCGAGTTTGCCTCGAAGGAGGAGCTGATTCAG CGCTACGTGGACGGGGAGCTGGCCATGTGGAGAGCCGACTTCGTGTCCCGCACCACCATCACCATCTCTGCCTTCGCCGGCGAATACGACATCTGCCCCAGGGATGGCCCCGCTGCCTTCTTGACCTTCCAGCTCTCTGACTGTATCTTACAGATCTCAAAAATGAACATCTGCCGCTTACAGCACATTTTTCAGGTTCCCACACATCAG GTCATGGACCGCTTTTTTATCCAGGGCTACCAGGACACGGTCTCCTTCCTAAAAAGACTGA GGGATTTCCAGGTGAATTACTTTGAGGGCTTCACACTTTCCTTGGCCAATGAATCAAATCAGAAAGGTGATGAGACCCTGCACCTGAAGCCACGACTGAGGCTTTTTCACTCCAGAGCCACCGATCATGAGGATGACAACAAAGAGAATCCAGGAATCGTCCAGGCAGCAGATAAGGAAGAATAG